The following proteins are encoded in a genomic region of Candidatus Poribacteria bacterium:
- a CDS encoding RraA family protein: MPREWRNDAELFRIARAELYTAAVGDVLDDLGFRHQFLPSAIRPLDPDSMLVGRAMPVLEADVFAPRDAANPFGRMLEALDDLKPDEVYIAAGASPRYALWGEIMTAAAIARGASGVVCDGYLRDTKGILRQGFPAFSRGSYAQDQKGRGEVIDMRCRIEVGGIGIDPGDILIGDIDGVLVVPREAEDEALTRALAKAGAEKNVLEDVRRGMFASEAFRKYGIL; this comes from the coding sequence ATGCCACGTGAATGGCGCAACGACGCGGAGCTCTTCCGGATCGCTCGCGCGGAGCTCTACACGGCGGCAGTCGGTGATGTCCTCGACGATCTGGGGTTCCGCCACCAGTTCCTGCCGTCGGCGATACGTCCGCTCGATCCCGATTCCATGCTCGTCGGACGCGCGATGCCGGTTCTGGAAGCCGACGTGTTCGCACCTCGCGACGCCGCGAACCCATTCGGACGGATGCTCGAAGCGCTGGACGACCTGAAGCCCGATGAGGTCTACATCGCCGCGGGAGCGTCGCCGCGCTACGCCCTATGGGGCGAGATCATGACCGCCGCCGCGATTGCCCGAGGCGCATCGGGCGTCGTCTGCGACGGCTACTTGCGCGACACGAAGGGCATCCTGCGACAGGGGTTCCCCGCCTTCTCGCGCGGGAGTTACGCGCAGGACCAGAAGGGCAGGGGTGAAGTGATCGACATGCGCTGCCGGATCGAGGTCGGCGGCATTGGGATCGACCCCGGCGACATCCTCATCGGCGACATCGACGGCGTGCTCGTGGTGCCCCGTGAAGCCGAGGACGAAGCGCTGACCCGTGCGCTGGCGAAGGCGGGAGCGGAGAAGAACGTCCTCGAAGATGTCCGTCGCGGCATGTTTGCCTCCGAGGCGTTCCGCAAGTACGGTATTCTGTAG